The Malus domestica chromosome 13, GDT2T_hap1 genome includes a window with the following:
- the LOC103452782 gene encoding universal stress protein PHOS32-like, translating into MEDRRVGVAVDFSPGSRAALKWAVENVARKGDHLILVVVRPEEYYEQGEMQLWGVTGSPLIPVKDFSDPNVMKKYGVNPDAETINIANGATQKEVTVVMKIYWGDAREKILEAIDKTPLSFLVIGSRGLGKIQRVIMGSVSIHIVNNASCPVTVVKSHYESHDN; encoded by the exons atggAAGACAGGAGAGTAGGAGTGGCAGTGGATTTCTCGCCGGGCAGCAGGGCAGCCCTGAAATGGGCTGTCGAGAACGTTGCCCGGAAAGGCGATCACCTTATCCTGGTGGTGGTCCGGCCTGAAGAGTACTACGAGCAGGGCGAGATGCAGCTCTGGGGCGTCACCGGTTCAC CTTTGATTCCTGTGAAGGATTTTTCTGATCCCAACGTTATGAAGAAGTATGGAGTGAACCCTGACGCTGAAACCATCAACATCGCCAACGGTGCGACGCAGAAAGAG GTTACGGTGGTGATGAAGATCTACTGGGGCGATGCCCGTGAGAAGATTCTTGAGGCTATTGACAAGACCCCCTTGAGCTTCCTTGTTATTGGAAGCAGAGGCCTTGGCAAGATTCAGAG GGTTATAATGGGCAGTGTCAGCATCCATATCGTAAATAATGCTTCGTGCCCAGTTACTGTCGTCAAGAGTCACTATGAGTCTCATGACAACTAA
- the LOC103452768 gene encoding uncharacterized protein — MESFGGAGFSPGGCIVRKKRSIISHKPRLNPPTFSLSYNIPIGKGTIDGNQNNKKKIVRSDGLGSKNNPKKLKLKFGGVTRTLNTKYIADVGNDGGSSTAKSLSSLDAFTPQLNPLPLALDDAGGGGVNEPVRKSKRAPKRSALDAGFNEDDDEDEEIRFLGRLSASKVARSERIQMDVRFHGYDSGDYKSSRLGTASKNRSRSEKMHEDKEYLGEDDEEELTSDDEPEPNGKKLKTGSLSLLLEGRKESTLTTRNRTLQPGKDILPGSGFLDIASDLLSVPCKSKKDKMSEVERQLKKAEAAQRRKVKLENAAREAEAGAIRRILGQDSKKKKEEKLKQQRDELNKGRTGCPVTLAPNTVRWVVGPNGTTVTFSDDIGLPSIFSPVPCSYPPPREKCAGPNCTNAYKYRDSKSKLPLCSLQCYRAIHEKMQPLITC, encoded by the exons ATGGAAAGCTTCGGTGGCGCTGGGTTTTCGCCTGGAGGTTGCATTGTCAGGAAGAAGAGGAGTATCATATCACATAAACCTCGGTTAAATCCACCGACATTTTCACTCAGCTATAATATCCCTATTGGCAAAGGAACCATTGATGGGAATCAGAATAATAAGAAGAAAATAGTGCGTTCTGATGGATTGGGAAGTAAGAACAACCCGAAGAAGTTAAAGCTTAAGTTTGGAGGTGTTACTCGTACACTCAACACCAAGTATATAGCAGATGTTGGCAATGATGGTGGCTCGTCCACCGCTAAATCTTTAAGCTCTTTAGATGCCTTCACACCCCAACTGAATCCCCTTCCCCTTGCTCTG GATGATGCAGGTGGAGGTGGGGTCAATGAGCCAGTTCGGAAGAGCAAGCGGGCTCCTAAGAGAAGCGCCTTGGATGCTGGATTTAATGAAGATGacgatgaagatgaagaaatccgATTCCTTGGAAGACTAAGTGCATCTAAGGTTGCTCGTTCAGAGAGAATTCAAATGGACGTTCGCTTTCATGGATATGATAGTGGAGACTATAAATCATCAAGGCTAGGAACAGCTAGTAAAAATAGGTCAAGGTCAGAAAAAATGCACGAGGATAAAGAGTATTTGGGAGAAGACGATGAAGAAGAATTAACATCTGATGATGAACCTGAACCAAATGGGAAGAAGCTGAAAACAGGATCTCTTAGTCTACTTCTAGAAGGGCGGAAAGAATCAACCCTCACTACACGTAACCGGACCCTCCAGCCTGGAAAAGATATTTTACCTGGTTCAGGTTTTCTTGACATTGCAAGTGATTTGCTTTCTGTCCCATGTAAAA GCAAGAAGGATAAAATGTCTGAAGTGGAACGGCAATTAAAGAAAGCTGAGGCTGCACAGAGACGGAAAGTGAAGTTAGAGAATGCAGCTAGGGAAGCTGAG GCTGGGGCAATCAGAAGAATACTGGGTCAAgattccaagaagaagaaggaagaaaaactgAAGCAGCAAAGGGACGAATTGAATAAG GGGAGGACCGGCTGTCCTGTCACACTGGCACCAAACACTGTCCGATGGGTTGTCGGTCCTAATGGAACCACCGTTACATTTTCTGATGATATTGGTCTGCCTAGTATTTTCAGTCCAGTGCCTTGCAG CTATCCTCCCCCACGCGAAAAATGTGCGGGTCCAAATTGCACGAATGCATACAAGTATCGGGATTCCAAGTCGAAGCTTCCCCTGTGCAGTCTCCAGTGTTACAGGGCAATACACGAAAAGATGCAGCCTCTAATTACTTGCTGA
- the LOC103452767 gene encoding ubiquitin-conjugating enzyme E2 32 has translation MAEDKYNRKNPAVKRILQEVKEMQSKPSDDFMSLPLEENIFDWQFAIRGPRDTEFEGGIYHGRIQLPAEYPFKPPSFMLLTPNGRFETQTKICLSISNHHPEHWQPSWSVRTALVALIAFMPTNPNGALGSLEYKKEERRALAIKSRAAAPRYGTDERQKLMDEIHEYMLSKAPPVPQLSPSQASEEHPSNKEGNVQESSASAGSTPAEETAGEGPANPTAGDRIVEEVQEAPLNANPAPVAARAVDEAPSTGSSQLLQRPEVKVHKPADDRLFTWAAVGLTIAIMVLLFKKFMKSGGHGAVFMDGS, from the exons ATGGCGGAGGACAAGTACAACCGGAAGAACCCGGCGGTGAAGCGGATTTTGCAGGAGGTTAAGGAGATGCAATCCAAACCCTCCGACGATTTCATGAGCCTCCCCCTCGAG GAGAACATATTTGACTGGCAATTTGCAATCAGAGGCCCTAGGGACACCGAATTCGAAGGTGGGATTTACCACGGGCGGATTCAGTTGCCGGCGGAGTACCCGTTCAAACCCCCTTCATTCATGTTGCTGACG CCAAATGGTCGCTTCGAAACCCAAACCAAGATTTGCTTGAGCATATCGAATCATCATCCCGAGCACTGGCAACCGTCATGGAGCG TGCGGACTGCTTTAGTTGCACTTATTGCTTTCATGCCTACCAACCCAAATGGTGCATTAGGTTCACTGGAATacaagaaggaagaaaggcGTGCCCTGGCCATCAAATCTCGTGCAGCAGCCCCAAGATATGGCACTGATGAACGCCAGAAGTTAATGGACGAG ATTCATGAATATATGCTGAGCAAGGCACCCCCTGTTCCTCAACTGAGCCCCTCACAGGCTTCGGAAGAGCATCCTTCAAACAAGGAAGGCAATGTTCAGGAGAGTTCCGCAAGCGCTGGATCCACACCCGCGGAGGAAACTGCTGGGGAAGGGCCTGCAAACCCAACAGCAGGAGACAGGATTGTCGAAGAAGTTCAGGAAGCCCCTCTGAATGCTAACCCTGCCCCTGTAGCGGCAAGGGCGGTGGACGAAGCTCCTTCCACTGGATCAAGTCAGCTGCTACAAAGGCCAGAAGTTAAAGTACACAAACCAGCTGACGATCGCTTGTTCACATGGGCTGCTGTTGGACTTACCATCGCAATCATGGTTCTTCTATTTAAGAAGTTTATGAAATCCGGCGGACACGGTGCTGTTTTCATGGACGGATCGTAG